One genomic region from Bacteroidota bacterium encodes:
- a CDS encoding DinB family protein gives MDLVKILHQYEAHTQRWIAALTTYSDAEFATKPTNEAWSIGQVYAHLASVTDKCLENALRCAENKGETGHSGFGPAFFSWMGAFPPMKMHIKKIPPGLESVYSPAQVKKAEAEKLLLDALERMKSSISTVQKADRNQRMAHWAGGWFNAQQWFHSCEMHLKHHFRQKKRIDKSLGK, from the coding sequence ATGGACTTGGTCAAAATTCTTCATCAATATGAGGCGCATACCCAACGTTGGATCGCGGCATTGACAACCTATTCGGATGCTGAATTCGCAACCAAGCCCACAAATGAGGCTTGGTCCATCGGGCAGGTTTATGCCCATCTCGCAAGCGTGACAGACAAATGCCTTGAAAATGCCTTGCGCTGCGCAGAAAACAAGGGTGAGACCGGACATAGTGGATTTGGCCCCGCATTTTTCAGTTGGATGGGGGCATTCCCACCAATGAAAATGCACATCAAAAAAATTCCACCCGGTTTGGAATCGGTGTATTCACCCGCACAAGTGAAAAAAGCCGAGGCGGAAAAGCTGCTCCTTGATGCGCTTGAAAGGATGAAATCCAGCATTTCGACAGTCCAAAAGGCGGACCGCAACCAACGAATGGCCCATTGGGCAGGCGGATGGTTCAATGCGCAGCAATGGTTTCACAGCTGCGAAATGCATCTCAAACACCATTTCAGGCAAAAAAAGCGCATCGACAAGTCCCTGGGAAAATGA
- a CDS encoding bifunctional phosphoribosyl-AMP cyclohydrolase/phosphoribosyl-ATP diphosphatase HisIE, whose translation MKIKFQESDGLAPAIVQHAHTREVLMLGYMNAEALAVTQESGHVTFFSRSKNRLWTKGESSGHFLELVSIASDCDADTLLIQALPKGPTCHNGTSSCWGEGDAKGFLHQLEAVIHQRRDNPSEKSYTASLLARGINKVAQKVGEEAVELVIEAKDDNRELFLGEAADLMYHYLVLLAAKGWN comes from the coding sequence ATGAAGATCAAATTCCAAGAATCCGACGGCCTCGCGCCCGCGATCGTGCAACATGCGCATACCCGCGAAGTGCTCATGCTCGGCTATATGAATGCGGAGGCGCTCGCGGTGACGCAGGAAAGTGGTCATGTGACCTTTTTCAGCCGCAGCAAAAACCGCCTCTGGACCAAGGGCGAAAGTTCGGGGCATTTCCTCGAACTCGTCTCGATCGCTTCTGACTGCGACGCAGATACACTTCTGATTCAAGCACTTCCCAAAGGTCCGACCTGCCACAACGGGACGAGCTCCTGCTGGGGCGAAGGCGACGCCAAGGGATTTCTGCACCAACTTGAAGCGGTCATTCATCAACGCCGCGACAACCCTTCGGAGAAATCCTACACGGCCTCCCTCCTCGCCCGCGGCATCAACAAAGTCGCCCAAAAAGTCGGCGAGGAAGCCGTGGAACTCGTCATCGAAGCCAAGGACGACAACCGGGAGCTATTCCTCGGCGAGGCGGCAGATCTGATGTACCATTATTTGGTGCTGCTTGCGGCAAAGGGGTGGAATTGA
- the hisH gene encoding imidazole glycerol phosphate synthase subunit HisH, translating to MIAIVKYNAGNIRSVENALHRLGAQYEVTDSPERLQAADKVIFPGVGEASSAMAYLRERALDQVIRELRNPFLGICLGLQLMCKHSEEGDTECLGIFQENVKKFPSTGKVPHMGWNDFTEIRGPLFQHIGLEENMYFVNSYYAEVGSETAAETEYLVPFSAALQRDNFYGVQFHPEKSAEAGQRLLQNFLNL from the coding sequence ATGATCGCCATCGTCAAATACAATGCGGGGAATATCCGGTCGGTCGAGAATGCTTTGCATCGGTTGGGAGCGCAATATGAGGTCACCGATTCGCCGGAGCGGCTGCAAGCAGCCGACAAAGTGATCTTCCCCGGTGTCGGGGAGGCGAGTTCGGCGATGGCCTACCTGCGGGAAAGGGCGCTGGATCAAGTGATTCGCGAACTGCGAAATCCTTTCCTGGGCATCTGCCTGGGACTACAATTGATGTGTAAACATTCGGAGGAAGGTGACACGGAATGTCTGGGAATCTTTCAGGAGAATGTGAAGAAGTTCCCATCAACCGGTAAAGTTCCGCATATGGGATGGAATGATTTCACGGAAATCAGAGGTCCGCTGTTTCAACATATCGGATTGGAAGAGAATATGTATTTCGTTAACAGCTACTATGCGGAGGTCGGATCGGAGACGGCGGCGGAGACCGAATATTTGGTGCCTTTCAGTGCTGCGCTGCAGCGGGACAATTTTTACGGGGTGCAGTTTCATCCGGAAAAGTCGGCGGAGGCTGGTCAGCGGTTGTTGCAAAATTTCTTGAATCTATGA
- a CDS encoding SocA family protein produces MWQQEKVLNAVLLVANLLEKADFHRIFKIFYFADREHLALYGRTILGDQYFAMKDGPVPSNTYDFLKAFRPDAFGTSLLADAKSRMTVDRWVVIPKSAADEDFLSASEIECLQHSIAENRSLTFGQLSEKSHDYAWNRASMNNEMELLDIAQEANASEEMLHYIREINEAENALKWL; encoded by the coding sequence ATGTGGCAACAAGAAAAGGTATTGAATGCTGTATTGCTGGTAGCGAACTTGCTGGAGAAAGCTGATTTTCACAGGATATTCAAGATTTTTTATTTTGCAGACCGTGAGCACTTGGCATTGTACGGACGCACAATCCTTGGAGATCAATACTTTGCCATGAAAGATGGGCCGGTTCCATCCAATACCTACGACTTTCTCAAGGCATTCCGTCCGGACGCGTTTGGCACAAGTCTTCTTGCGGATGCCAAAAGCCGCATGACGGTAGATCGATGGGTCGTGATTCCCAAAAGCGCGGCCGACGAAGACTTTCTCTCTGCATCTGAAATTGAATGCTTGCAACACTCCATTGCAGAAAATAGATCCCTGACTTTTGGGCAGCTGTCGGAAAAATCACATGATTATGCTTGGAATCGGGCGTCCATGAACAATGAAATGGAATTGCTGGACATTGCCCAGGAAGCAAATGCCTCCGAAGAAATGCTACACTACATTCGCGAAATCAACGAGGCTGAGAATGCGTTGAAATGGCTTTAG
- a CDS encoding PIG-L family deacetylase: MKSSSILFLIVLISLGISGKKLDYAKFKATQDYTVPLFEDAFDKKVALFIFPHADDEIVCAGTIATLKQMGWEVNLLTLNQGLYSAKAIRKKEWENAVAALELDHAEILDFPNNTWENVMRDSIVFWYDHQDSVATIFEKAIQQYKPSVLFTYDMELGAYGHPEHRISAEIAHKVFQKHKGDPNFPVQRIFQITLPEAMEQLMLSDSESYHNAIQRTGNKTLPEPTVAFDISRFWPMKRNAAAKYASQEGSMKKFYLLPAVKDTAVHYKTFDREYYHEVSR; the protein is encoded by the coding sequence ATGAAATCGTCCTCCATCTTGTTCTTGATCGTCTTGATCTCGTTGGGAATCAGCGGAAAAAAGCTCGACTACGCGAAATTCAAAGCAACGCAGGACTATACCGTTCCGCTATTTGAAGATGCTTTTGACAAAAAGGTGGCCTTGTTCATTTTTCCGCATGCAGATGACGAAATCGTTTGCGCGGGAACCATTGCCACGCTGAAGCAGATGGGTTGGGAAGTGAACCTTCTCACGCTGAATCAAGGTCTGTATTCTGCGAAAGCCATTCGAAAAAAGGAATGGGAAAATGCAGTTGCGGCACTTGAGCTGGATCATGCCGAGATTTTGGACTTTCCCAACAACACTTGGGAAAATGTGATGCGCGACAGCATCGTCTTTTGGTACGATCACCAAGACAGTGTTGCCACTATTTTTGAAAAGGCCATTCAGCAATACAAACCCTCCGTTTTGTTTACCTATGACATGGAATTGGGTGCCTACGGGCATCCCGAACATCGGATTTCGGCAGAGATTGCCCACAAGGTGTTTCAAAAGCACAAGGGTGACCCGAATTTTCCGGTGCAACGCATTTTTCAAATCACCTTGCCGGAAGCGATGGAGCAACTGATGCTTTCTGATTCGGAGTCGTACCACAATGCCATTCAACGCACTGGAAACAAGACCTTGCCGGAACCGACCGTTGCCTTTGACATTTCCCGATTTTGGCCCATGAAGCGGAATGCGGCTGCGAAGTATGCCTCTCAGGAGGGGAGCATGAAGAAATTTTACCTGCTGCCTGCCGTGAAGGATACTGCGGTTCATTACAAGACGTTTGACCGCGAATATTACCACGAAGTCTCGCGCTAA
- a CDS encoding NAD(P)-dependent alcohol dehydrogenase, with the protein MIAAQYFRYGPPEVVEIKDIPIPAIKPDDVLIKVHATTVNRTDCGFRSAEYFVSRFWSGLLRPRLKTLGCEFAGEITQVGSAVTNYEVGESVFGYNDKTFGAHAEYLAMPANGAMATIPAGMTFAEAAPLTEGSHYALCDIHAAKIVAGQNVLVYGATGAIGSAAVQLLKAMDVRVTAVCGTKHVGTIQALGADEVIDYLQQDYSQTTQRFDLVFDAVGKTSFGKCKPILKPNGRYVSTELGKNGQNIWFALFAPILGNKKVLFPIPTITPEDVAFLKKLAESGKFKPLIDRHYPLTAIVEAYRFVETGQKIGNVVITVA; encoded by the coding sequence ATGATTGCAGCTCAGTATTTCCGTTATGGTCCTCCAGAAGTTGTTGAAATCAAGGACATTCCGATTCCTGCAATCAAGCCCGACGATGTGCTGATCAAAGTCCATGCGACGACGGTCAACCGTACGGATTGCGGTTTTCGGAGCGCCGAATACTTCGTCTCGCGGTTTTGGAGCGGATTGCTGCGGCCACGATTAAAGACTTTGGGCTGTGAATTTGCTGGCGAAATCACCCAGGTGGGCAGCGCCGTGACAAACTATGAGGTCGGCGAATCCGTGTTTGGGTACAACGACAAAACCTTTGGTGCGCATGCCGAATATTTGGCAATGCCTGCCAACGGGGCCATGGCGACGATTCCTGCAGGAATGACTTTTGCCGAAGCGGCACCGCTTACCGAAGGTAGCCACTATGCGCTTTGCGACATCCACGCGGCAAAGATCGTGGCAGGCCAAAATGTCCTTGTTTATGGCGCGACGGGTGCCATCGGATCGGCTGCGGTGCAGTTGCTCAAGGCAATGGATGTGCGCGTGACGGCAGTTTGCGGCACAAAACACGTTGGCACAATTCAAGCGCTCGGGGCAGACGAAGTGATTGACTACCTTCAACAAGATTATTCGCAGACCACGCAACGCTTTGACCTTGTGTTTGACGCCGTGGGTAAAACCTCCTTCGGCAAATGCAAGCCCATCCTGAAACCCAATGGCCGCTATGTCTCCACCGAACTCGGAAAAAACGGCCAAAACATCTGGTTCGCACTGTTTGCGCCAATTTTGGGAAACAAAAAGGTGCTGTTTCCCATCCCGACCATCACGCCGGAAGACGTTGCATTTCTCAAGAAACTCGCTGAATCCGGAAAATTCAAGCCACTCATTGACCGTCACTATCCCTTGACAGCGATCGTAGAAGCGTATCGATTCGTCGAAACAGGGCAAAAAATCGGCAATGTGGTGATCACAGTCGCTTGA
- a CDS encoding FAD-dependent oxidoreductase yields the protein MNQDPNDALADAEVLILGAGPGGLTAAYQLLKQGVKVVLVEKDRETGGLMRAVKHGDFTVDFGYKHLYNRIPEVHALWSELLGKDFLQYQPRTGILYKGRILERERSFKGLRRGMPYRLLVSALIDWAKYSIRYRNRTIHSLEDYTYARRAPNSPGFSPKNLRSGSRACCGRICRLRP from the coding sequence ATGAACCAAGATCCAAACGATGCCCTTGCCGATGCTGAAGTTTTGATCCTAGGAGCAGGCCCCGGCGGCCTCACTGCTGCGTACCAACTCCTGAAACAAGGCGTGAAAGTCGTCTTGGTGGAAAAGGACCGCGAAACCGGCGGCTTGATGCGCGCGGTGAAACATGGAGACTTCACGGTTGATTTCGGATACAAGCACCTCTACAACCGCATTCCGGAAGTGCATGCACTTTGGTCCGAATTGTTGGGAAAGGACTTTTTGCAGTATCAGCCACGCACGGGGATTTTGTACAAAGGCCGCATCTTGGAGCGCGAACGAAGCTTCAAAGGCCTGCGTCGTGGAATGCCTTATCGCTTGTTGGTCAGTGCCTTGATAGATTGGGCCAAATACAGCATCCGCTACCGGAACCGGACGATTCACTCCTTGGAGGACTATACCTACGCTCGGCGGGCGCCAAATTCACCCGGATTTTCTCCCAAGAATTTGAGGAGCGGTTCAAGGGCGTGCTGTGGTCGGATTTGCCGGCTCCGCCCCTGA
- the hisC gene encoding histidinol-phosphate transaminase produces the protein MDSIEQLTRACVRKLKPYSSARGEHAGQQGILLDANENPFDNGYNRYPDPLQKAVKAKLSAIKGVPASQMFLGNGSDEAIDLLFRGFCEPRIDKVLICPPTYGMYEVSAGINDVELIRVPLLADFSVNLEAVLEVLQRDRPKLTFICSPNNPTANLIDVETIARLTKASSGLVIVDEAYIDFAPQGSVVPLLAQYPNLVVLQTLSKAWGLAGIRLGIALANEAVIAVFNKIKPPYNVNLLTQQVALKALDDHVGTEERVQTLIQERMQLADWLEKQGFVRKVWPSDANFLLVEFDDPHHFYHGLSDRGILIRDRSSVVPGCLRISIGTPEENIAFVKALGELEMKN, from the coding sequence ATGGACAGCATTGAACAACTCACGCGCGCTTGTGTGCGCAAGCTCAAGCCCTACAGCAGCGCCCGCGGCGAACATGCGGGGCAGCAAGGCATCCTGCTGGACGCCAACGAAAACCCCTTCGACAACGGCTACAACCGCTATCCCGATCCCTTGCAAAAGGCGGTGAAGGCGAAGCTGAGTGCCATCAAAGGCGTTCCCGCAAGTCAAATGTTTCTCGGGAACGGCAGCGACGAGGCCATCGACCTGCTGTTCAGGGGATTCTGCGAACCGCGCATCGACAAGGTGCTCATCTGCCCGCCGACGTATGGCATGTACGAAGTGAGCGCGGGCATCAACGACGTGGAATTGATCCGTGTGCCGCTGTTGGCTGATTTTTCGGTGAATCTCGAAGCTGTTCTGGAGGTGCTGCAACGCGATCGCCCCAAGCTGACCTTCATTTGTTCGCCCAACAATCCGACGGCGAATCTCATTGATGTAGAGACGATTGCAAGGCTCACCAAGGCGAGTTCTGGTTTGGTGATCGTGGACGAGGCGTATATCGACTTTGCCCCCCAAGGCAGCGTCGTTCCGCTGTTGGCGCAGTATCCGAACTTGGTGGTTTTGCAGACCTTGAGCAAGGCCTGGGGACTTGCGGGAATCCGGTTGGGAATTGCGCTGGCGAATGAGGCCGTGATCGCGGTTTTCAACAAGATCAAGCCGCCCTACAACGTGAATCTGCTCACGCAGCAGGTCGCTCTCAAAGCGCTCGACGACCACGTCGGAACGGAGGAACGCGTTCAAACGCTGATCCAAGAACGGATGCAATTGGCGGATTGGCTTGAAAAACAAGGCTTTGTTCGCAAAGTCTGGCCTTCGGATGCCAATTTCCTGCTCGTGGAATTTGATGATCCTCACCACTTTTACCATGGGCTTTCCGACCGTGGAATCTTGATTCGGGATCGCAGTTCGGTGGTGCCGGGCTGTTTGCGGATCAGCATCGGAACGCCAGAGGAGAATATTGCATTTGTGAAAGCGTTGGGGGAATTGGAAATGAAAAATTAG
- a CDS encoding class I SAM-dependent methyltransferase — protein sequence MPTLQETFGNIDIYLFDQIQKGRFAQTKTVLDMGCGGGRNLVYFLHQGLQVFGIDPQKEAIAVVQELCRTLAPANPEDNFRVGNIEENPFEGQQFDLVICNAVLHFARDQAHFDQMLKAVWAAVAPGGFLFVRLASNIGIEGKVQPIGNGRYLLPDGSERFLVDEAMLLSYQTELGMKQLELIKTTNVQGLRCMTTWCTGKS from the coding sequence ATGCCCACGCTCCAAGAAACATTCGGCAACATCGACATCTACCTTTTTGACCAGATTCAGAAGGGGCGGTTTGCGCAGACCAAAACCGTGCTCGACATGGGTTGCGGCGGCGGGCGGAATTTGGTGTATTTCCTCCATCAAGGTTTGCAGGTTTTTGGGATCGATCCTCAGAAAGAGGCGATTGCGGTCGTGCAGGAGCTTTGTCGCACGCTCGCACCCGCGAATCCCGAGGACAATTTCCGCGTCGGCAACATCGAGGAAAACCCATTCGAAGGGCAACAATTTGACTTGGTGATCTGTAACGCAGTGCTGCATTTTGCGCGTGATCAGGCCCATTTTGACCAGATGCTCAAGGCCGTTTGGGCGGCAGTCGCACCGGGCGGATTCCTTTTTGTTCGTTTGGCTTCCAACATCGGCATTGAAGGGAAAGTTCAACCTATTGGCAACGGCCGTTACCTGCTTCCGGATGGCTCCGAACGCTTTTTGGTCGATGAAGCCATGTTGCTCAGCTACCAAACAGAACTCGGGATGAAGCAATTGGAACTCATCAAAACGACCAACGTGCAGGGGCTGCGGTGCATGACGACTTGGTGTACCGGTAAATCATAA
- the hisB gene encoding bifunctional histidinol-phosphatase/imidazoleglycerol-phosphate dehydratase HisB, protein MKKILFIDRDGCIIQEPADEQIDSYEKLQFLPGAISNLGKIARELDFLLVMVTNQDGLGTASFPEDTFWPAHTKMLDILKGEGFVFDEICIDRSFPKDGLDTRKPGTGMLRHYMGGHYDLANSFVIGDRLTDVQLAKNLGCQAIQIASTSNPDAALTTMDWAEIYRFLKEKPRVGKVIRKTFETDIRVEVNLDGVGKSEISTGLGFFDHMLEQLARHGGIDLKIKVNGDLHIDEHHTIEDTALALGKAFDEAIGSKKGIMRYGFLLPMDDCLAQVAIDFGGRPWLVWDAEFKREKIGEMPTELFHHFFKSFTDTARCNLNIKAEGENEHHKIESIFKAWAKAIMMAVSRTASSNIPSTKGIL, encoded by the coding sequence ATGAAAAAGATACTCTTTATTGACCGTGACGGTTGTATCATTCAGGAGCCGGCCGACGAGCAGATTGACAGCTACGAGAAGCTGCAATTCCTGCCCGGCGCCATCAGCAACTTGGGCAAGATCGCCCGCGAATTGGACTTCTTGCTGGTGATGGTCACCAATCAGGATGGCCTCGGAACCGCCTCATTTCCAGAAGATACCTTCTGGCCTGCGCATACGAAGATGCTCGACATTCTGAAAGGAGAAGGATTTGTCTTCGACGAAATCTGCATCGACCGGAGCTTTCCCAAAGACGGGCTCGACACCCGCAAACCGGGGACAGGAATGTTGCGGCATTACATGGGAGGCCATTACGACTTGGCCAACAGCTTCGTGATTGGCGACCGCCTCACGGATGTACAACTCGCCAAAAACCTTGGTTGTCAAGCCATTCAGATTGCGTCGACTTCCAATCCAGACGCGGCACTCACCACCATGGATTGGGCTGAAATTTACCGCTTTCTCAAGGAAAAACCGCGCGTCGGAAAAGTGATTCGCAAAACCTTCGAGACGGACATTAGGGTCGAGGTGAATTTGGACGGCGTCGGAAAGTCGGAGATTTCGACGGGGCTCGGATTCTTTGACCACATGCTGGAACAATTGGCGCGGCATGGCGGCATTGACCTGAAAATCAAGGTCAATGGCGACTTGCACATCGACGAGCACCATACGATCGAAGACACGGCGCTGGCGCTGGGAAAGGCATTCGACGAAGCGATCGGCAGCAAAAAAGGCATCATGCGCTACGGCTTCCTCCTGCCGATGGACGATTGTCTGGCACAAGTCGCCATTGATTTTGGCGGCAGGCCTTGGCTGGTCTGGGATGCCGAATTCAAGCGTGAAAAAATCGGGGAAATGCCCACGGAATTGTTCCATCATTTCTTCAAATCCTTCACCGACACGGCACGTTGCAACCTGAATATCAAGGCAGAAGGCGAGAACGAGCACCACAAGATCGAAAGCATCTTCAAAGCCTGGGCCAAAGCCATCATGATGGCTGTGAGCCGCACCGCTTCGTCCAATATTCCAAGCACAAAGGGGATTTTATGA
- a CDS encoding cold-shock protein, with product MQESGTVKEYNEATGAGKVTRENGEVMTILKKHFKSGLQTLQVGDAITYNVVMGAMALTAKNIEKVG from the coding sequence ATGCAAGAATCAGGAACTGTTAAAGAATACAACGAAGCCACAGGCGCAGGTAAAGTCACCCGTGAAAATGGCGAAGTGATGACCATTCTCAAGAAGCACTTCAAATCCGGTTTGCAGACCCTGCAAGTAGGCGACGCCATCACCTACAACGTCGTCATGGGCGCGATGGCCTTGACTGCCAAGAACATCGAGAAGGTTGGGTGA
- a CDS encoding membrane dipeptidase: MRFQICGLLFFIITANANAQQLTGLVDMHAHPMAHLAYSGKFLHGAPDVGCLIPTDGECKSIVTATSMEHALSHCNATHGGYNHFTNPCGDIIRKNLIGTLEANNHAISVHGKEIGGANTNFAQWPSCRDISHQAMWIDWIQRAHNNGLNVMVALAVNSETVAASMAGPGDLPTDDKASAELQIEEIKKMVDRHSDWMEVAYSSKDLRHIVLAGKLAIVLGVEIDNIGNFNKPQTSGYPPLEMRVAKELMMLYDSGVRYVFPVHVIDNPFGGTAASVDFFNISNFRESGHCWQLEPAQPTDSIDYQFHPALSQFMLDVLKLKIGKNLSLCPQSESQTPTPQVNALGLTPLGESAIKTMMALGMLIDVDHMSQKAVNQTLAIAESIPGGYPLNSGHNGLRTMNAPGTRNENGRTYAQVRRILALEGMIGLGWGPDAVTFLRNLKAMMPLTGRQSCAIGTDVNGMMMLPFPRVDTVDGKVVPASKVVYGFDFDRCCTGDRCWDYNTEGVAHYGLIPDYLRDVANLGGKAEVEALHRSAEGFAVMWERCERVAKAVERD, encoded by the coding sequence ATGCGATTCCAAATCTGCGGGTTGCTTTTCTTTATCATTACCGCGAATGCAAATGCACAACAGCTTACGGGCCTCGTGGACATGCACGCCCACCCGATGGCGCATTTGGCCTATTCGGGGAAATTCCTGCATGGCGCACCTGATGTGGGATGCCTGATTCCAACCGATGGCGAATGTAAGTCCATTGTGACCGCGACCTCGATGGAACATGCCCTCTCCCACTGCAATGCTACGCATGGCGGCTACAACCATTTCACCAATCCCTGCGGCGACATCATCCGCAAGAATTTGATCGGCACGTTGGAAGCCAACAACCATGCGATAAGTGTGCACGGCAAGGAAATTGGTGGCGCAAATACAAATTTTGCGCAGTGGCCTTCTTGCCGCGACATTTCCCATCAGGCCATGTGGATCGATTGGATTCAGCGGGCGCACAACAATGGCTTGAATGTGATGGTGGCTCTTGCCGTGAACAGCGAAACGGTGGCCGCTTCCATGGCGGGTCCAGGCGACCTGCCGACCGATGACAAAGCCTCGGCCGAACTGCAAATCGAAGAAATCAAGAAAATGGTGGATCGCCACAGCGATTGGATGGAGGTCGCCTATTCGAGCAAAGACCTCCGGCACATTGTGTTGGCCGGCAAATTGGCCATCGTATTGGGGGTCGAAATCGACAACATCGGCAATTTCAACAAACCGCAAACAAGCGGCTATCCTCCGCTGGAGATGCGCGTCGCCAAGGAACTGATGATGCTGTATGACAGCGGCGTACGTTATGTTTTCCCCGTGCACGTCATCGACAATCCATTCGGAGGAACCGCGGCTTCGGTAGATTTTTTCAATATCAGCAACTTCCGGGAATCAGGTCATTGCTGGCAACTCGAACCTGCGCAACCCACAGACAGCATTGATTATCAATTCCATCCCGCGCTCAGCCAGTTTATGTTGGATGTTTTGAAACTCAAGATCGGCAAAAACCTGAGCCTTTGTCCGCAGAGCGAATCCCAGACCCCTACCCCGCAGGTGAATGCCCTCGGACTTACGCCCTTGGGCGAATCCGCGATCAAGACGATGATGGCATTGGGTATGCTGATCGATGTGGACCATATGTCACAAAAGGCAGTGAACCAGACGCTTGCCATTGCCGAATCCATCCCCGGCGGCTACCCGCTCAACTCGGGGCACAACGGCCTGCGGACGATGAACGCTCCCGGCACCCGCAACGAAAACGGCCGCACCTACGCCCAAGTTCGCAGGATCTTGGCTTTAGAAGGCATGATCGGCCTCGGATGGGGCCCGGATGCGGTAACTTTCCTGCGGAATCTAAAGGCGATGATGCCGCTCACCGGCCGGCAATCCTGCGCGATCGGGACCGATGTAAACGGCATGATGATGCTGCCATTTCCAAGGGTAGACACGGTGGATGGCAAGGTGGTACCCGCCTCAAAGGTTGTGTATGGCTTTGACTTCGACCGCTGTTGCACGGGCGACCGTTGTTGGGACTACAACACCGAGGGGGTCGCCCATTACGGACTGATACCCGATTACCTGCGCGACGTCGCCAATCTGGGTGGAAAAGCGGAAGTGGAAGCTTTGCATCGGTCAGCAGAGGGATTCGCAGTGATGTGGGAGCGCTGCGAGCGGGTGGCGAAGGCGGTGGAGCGGGATTGA
- the hisA gene encoding 1-(5-phosphoribosyl)-5-[(5-phosphoribosylamino)methylideneamino]imidazole-4-carboxamide isomerase, with protein MRIIPAIDIIDGKCVRLSQGDYAQKTVYNENPLEVAKAFEAAGIRHLHLVDLDGAKARKIINHAVLEAIASQTSLQVDFGGGISTEEQVRIALEAGAVQVTCGSIAAKDPQAFLKWLEIFGSEKLILGADAKDRKIAVAGWQEATESDLVGFVQNYQSKGVGFCICTDISKDGMLQGPAFELYKEILLACPGLNLIASGGVTTIEDIDQLALDGLEGAIVGKAIYEGRITLAQLAARC; from the coding sequence ATGAGAATCATCCCTGCTATCGACATCATCGACGGGAAATGCGTGCGGCTTTCCCAGGGCGATTATGCGCAGAAAACGGTGTACAACGAAAACCCGCTTGAGGTTGCGAAGGCGTTTGAGGCGGCTGGTATTCGCCATTTGCATCTCGTGGATCTTGATGGCGCCAAGGCGCGCAAGATCATCAACCACGCTGTGCTTGAGGCGATTGCTTCGCAGACAAGCCTGCAAGTTGACTTTGGCGGCGGCATTTCCACGGAAGAGCAAGTACGCATTGCCTTGGAGGCCGGTGCGGTACAAGTGACCTGCGGCAGCATCGCCGCAAAGGATCCCCAGGCGTTTCTCAAGTGGCTTGAAATCTTCGGTTCGGAGAAGCTCATCCTCGGTGCTGATGCCAAAGACCGCAAAATCGCCGTCGCAGGATGGCAGGAAGCAACAGAATCCGACTTAGTTGGTTTTGTCCAAAATTACCAAAGTAAAGGAGTTGGATTTTGCATTTGCACCGACATTTCCAAGGATGGAATGTTGCAAGGTCCGGCATTTGAATTGTACAAAGAGATTCTATTGGCCTGTCCCGGGCTGAATTTGATCGCGAGTGGCGGGGTCACGACGATTGAAGACATCGATCAGCTTGCCTTGGATGGCCTCGAAGGCGCCATTGTCGGGAAAGCCATTTACGAAGGCCGTATCACCCTCGCTCAACTTGCTGCAAGATGCTGA